One genomic region from Aliarcobacter cryaerophilus ATCC 43158 encodes:
- a CDS encoding homoserine dehydrogenase — MLKIGIIGVGTVGTSVVNILRDNKNIITARAGVEIVPTIGVVSNLNKKRDVQIELTDDVSKVLEDDSIDIVVELMGGIEKPYEIVKRALENGKAVVTANKALLAYHRYELQELASDTPFEFEAAVAGGIPIINALRDGLSANNIKSIQGIMNGTCNYMLTKMINEGIAYDIILKEAQELGYAEADPTFDVGGFDTAHKLLILGSIAYGIDVKPEDILIEGIQNISKTDIEFAKEFEYNIKLLGIAKKVGNQIELRVHPVLIPEEKMIAKVDGVMNGISVVGDKVGETMFYGAGAGGDATASAVIANIIDIARKGKGSPMLGFEKQVGTKPTLMPKDEIRTKYYLRLEVADKTGTLAKVAKVFGDNSISIENMMQKSKKDEKANLLLTTHTCIEKDILKAINELEHSQVVLKKPAMIRIED; from the coding sequence ATGCTTAAAATTGGAATTATTGGAGTAGGAACAGTTGGAACAAGTGTTGTAAATATTTTAAGAGATAATAAAAATATTATTACTGCACGAGCTGGAGTTGAAATTGTTCCTACTATTGGAGTAGTTTCAAATTTAAATAAAAAAAGAGATGTGCAAATAGAGCTTACAGATGATGTTTCAAAAGTTTTAGAAGATGATAGCATAGATATAGTTGTTGAGCTTATGGGTGGAATTGAAAAACCTTATGAGATAGTAAAAAGAGCTTTAGAAAATGGTAAAGCAGTGGTTACTGCAAATAAAGCTTTATTGGCATATCATAGATATGAGCTTCAAGAACTTGCAAGTGATACACCTTTTGAATTTGAAGCAGCAGTTGCTGGTGGAATTCCAATAATAAATGCTCTAAGAGATGGTTTGAGTGCAAACAATATAAAGTCTATTCAAGGGATTATGAATGGAACTTGTAACTATATGCTTACAAAGATGATAAATGAAGGTATCGCTTATGATATTATCTTAAAAGAAGCTCAAGAATTAGGTTATGCAGAAGCTGATCCAACTTTTGATGTTGGGGGTTTTGACACTGCTCATAAACTTTTAATTCTAGGTTCAATCGCATATGGAATTGATGTAAAACCAGAAGATATTTTAATCGAAGGTATCCAAAATATCTCTAAAACTGATATAGAGTTTGCAAAAGAGTTTGAGTACAATATAAAGCTTTTAGGAATTGCAAAAAAAGTAGGAAATCAAATAGAGCTTAGAGTTCACCCTGTTTTAATCCCTGAAGAAAAAATGATAGCAAAAGTTGATGGTGTTATGAATGGAATCTCTGTTGTTGGAGATAAAGTTGGTGAAACTATGTTTTATGGAGCAGGTGCAGGCGGAGATGCAACAGCTAGCGCAGTTATTGCAAATATAATTGATATTGCAAGAAAAGGTAAAGGCTCTCCTATGCTTGGATTTGAAAAACAAGTAGGGACAAAACCCACTTTAATGCCAAAAGATGAGATTAGAACAAAATATTATTTAAGACTTGAAGTTGCAGATAAGACAGGTACTTTAGCAAAAGTTGCAAAAGTTTTTGGAGACAATTCTATATCGATAGAAAATATGATGCAAAAATCAAAAAAAGATGAAAAAGCAAACCTACTTTTAACAACTCACACTTGTATTGAAAAAGATATTTTAAAAGCTATAAATGAACTTGAACACTCTCAAGTAGTTCTAAAAAAACCTGCTATGATAAGAATAGAAGATTAA
- a CDS encoding RluA family pseudouridine synthase, whose protein sequence is MPFTLKKFKAIKDKKIQFFLEDDLGYSPKIAQKLIGKGRVFRSDMSAFNPSEIIDCDEISIGVFEGVSRGLKPLLEFKDFAIFDKPTHLMVHPISKNTPYSLLDEIRFHFGEDANLIHRIDAETSGLVIVGKNKKSEIELKEMFQDKKYHKSYLAIVCGKIEKEIKIDKNIDKEGLLIGVKMKTCQKEEGGKESVTIIKPIKYNKEKDLTLIEVIPLTGRQHQIRVHLHSIGYTILGDPIYGIDDVNAENYLNKTLSLEDRFKVTGSSRLWLHANYLEFIYKDITYKIYSKNRDLKDEFF, encoded by the coding sequence GTGCCATTTACACTTAAAAAATTCAAAGCAATTAAAGACAAAAAGATTCAATTTTTTCTTGAAGATGATTTGGGATATAGCCCTAAAATAGCACAAAAACTAATAGGAAAAGGAAGAGTTTTTAGAAGTGATATGAGTGCTTTTAATCCAAGTGAAATAATTGATTGTGATGAGATTTCTATTGGAGTTTTTGAAGGAGTTAGTAGGGGTTTGAAACCACTTTTAGAGTTTAAAGATTTTGCTATTTTTGATAAACCAACTCATCTTATGGTTCATCCAATATCAAAAAATACTCCTTATTCTTTACTTGATGAAATAAGATTTCATTTTGGAGAGGATGCAAATTTGATTCATCGTATAGATGCTGAAACATCAGGACTTGTAATTGTGGGAAAAAATAAAAAGAGTGAAATTGAGTTAAAAGAGATGTTTCAAGATAAAAAATATCATAAATCATATCTTGCTATTGTTTGTGGAAAAATAGAAAAAGAGATAAAAATAGATAAAAATATTGATAAAGAGGGACTTTTAATAGGTGTAAAAATGAAAACTTGTCAAAAAGAAGAGGGTGGAAAAGAGTCTGTTACTATTATAAAACCTATTAAATATAATAAAGAAAAAGATTTGACACTTATTGAAGTAATCCCGCTAACAGGTCGTCAACATCAAATAAGAGTCCATCTTCACTCAATTGGTTATACAATTTTAGGAGATCCAATTTATGGTATTGATGATGTAAATGCAGAAAATTATCTAAATAAAACTTTAAGTTTAGAAGATAGATTTAAAGTCACAGGTTCAAGTAGACTTTGGCTTCATGCAAACTATCTGGAGTTTATTTATAAAGACATAACTTATAAAATATATTCAAAAAACAGAGATTTAAAAGATGAATTCTTTTAA
- the purB gene encoding adenylosuccinate lyase, protein MVERYAREEMSSKWTQEARYAAWLEVEKAAVKAWNKLGLIPDEDCEKIVKNAKFSVERIEEIEAITKHDLIAFNTSVSESLGAESRWFHYGMTSSDAVDTGVALQMRDSLEIIIKDVQMLLESIKKRAMEHKYTLMVGRSHGIHGEPITFGLTLAVWYDEVKRHLKNLEETMEVIAVGQISGAMGNFAHAPLELEEYAMAELGLKPEPCSNQVVHRDRYARLATTLALLASSVEKFAVQVRHLQRTEVYEAEEYFAAGQKGSSAMPHKRNPILTENITGLARMIRAYVTPALENVALWHERDISHSSTERFWLPDAFITTDFMLHRMNSVIANLTVMPENMMKNLNLTGGLVFSQRVLLELPLKGVSREDAYKIVQRNAMRVWQEIQQGKATTNEKGESLYLQYLLADDELGKSLSENEIRECFNFDYYTKNVEKIFNRVFN, encoded by the coding sequence ATGGTTGAAAGATATGCAAGAGAAGAGATGAGTTCAAAATGGACTCAAGAAGCAAGATATGCAGCTTGGCTTGAAGTTGAAAAAGCAGCTGTAAAGGCTTGGAATAAATTGGGTCTTATTCCAGATGAAGATTGTGAAAAAATAGTAAAAAATGCAAAATTTAGTGTTGAGAGAATTGAAGAGATAGAAGCTATTACAAAACACGATTTAATAGCATTTAATACAAGTGTATCTGAAAGTCTAGGAGCTGAATCACGATGGTTTCACTATGGAATGACAAGTTCTGATGCAGTTGATACTGGAGTTGCTTTACAAATGAGAGACTCTTTAGAAATTATCATAAAAGATGTGCAAATGCTTTTAGAGAGTATCAAAAAAAGAGCAATGGAGCATAAATATACTCTAATGGTTGGAAGAAGCCACGGTATTCATGGAGAGCCAATAACTTTTGGATTAACTCTTGCTGTTTGGTATGATGAAGTTAAAAGACATCTAAAAAACCTTGAAGAGACTATGGAAGTTATTGCAGTTGGACAAATATCTGGAGCTATGGGGAATTTTGCACATGCGCCACTTGAACTTGAAGAGTACGCAATGGCTGAGCTTGGACTTAAACCAGAACCTTGTTCAAATCAAGTAGTTCACAGAGATAGATACGCAAGACTTGCTACAACTTTAGCACTTTTAGCTTCAAGTGTAGAAAAATTTGCAGTACAAGTAAGACATCTTCAAAGAACTGAAGTTTATGAAGCTGAGGAGTATTTTGCAGCTGGGCAAAAAGGAAGTTCTGCAATGCCACACAAAAGAAATCCTATTTTAACTGAAAATATAACTGGACTTGCTAGAATGATTAGAGCTTATGTAACTCCAGCTTTAGAAAATGTTGCACTTTGGCATGAAAGAGATATTTCACACTCTTCAACAGAGAGATTCTGGTTACCAGATGCATTTATAACAACAGATTTTATGCTTCACAGAATGAATAGTGTAATAGCAAATTTAACTGTAATGCCTGAAAATATGATGAAAAACTTAAACTTAACTGGTGGACTTGTATTTTCTCAAAGAGTTTTACTAGAACTTCCACTAAAAGGTGTTAGCCGTGAAGATGCATACAAAATAGTACAAAGAAATGCTATGAGAGTATGGCAAGAGATACAACAAGGAAAAGCAACAACAAATGAAAAAGGTGAGAGCCTATATCTTCAATATCTACTTGCAGATGATGAACTTGGTAAATCTTTAAGTGAAAATGAGATTAGAGAGTGCTTTAATTTTGACTACTATACAAAAAATGTAGAAAAGATTTTCAATAGAGTTTTTAATTAA
- a CDS encoding ribonucleoside-diphosphate reductase subunit alpha, translating into MTIMIQKRNGRKEVLDITKIQKMTIEATAGLDGVSQSELELDSHIKFIDGMNSSDIQDALIKTAVEKIDIDVPNWTFVAARLFLYDLYHRVGIATYGVKGEAYRHLKEYIKFGIDAGRIIPNLANGYDLDDLNSYIKQERDFLFNYLGIKTLYDRYLLKNSKGEPIELPQQMFMAIAMFLAQNEEKKQEKAKEFYDVISKFEVMLATPTLSNARTNRHQLSSCYIGSSPDNIEGIFDGYKEMALLSKYGGGIGWDWNQIRSLGGSIDGHKSAAGGTVPFLKITNDIAIAVDQLGTRKGAIAVYLEPWHMDIMDFIDLKKNSGEERRRAHDLFPALWISDLFMERVLEDSHWTLFDPVEVKDLSESFGEEFTAKYIAYENSDSVTKNRIKAKDLWKKILTSYFESGSPFLCFKDSANKANPNPHAGHIRSSNLCTEIFQNTNPNHYKIKVEFEDGTIKTFEEEDLVVVDGGIIKKANKVTALDSINGKKIFIVEKQKIDGDTAVCNLASINLSRINTSEDIKRVVPIAVNMLDNVIDLNFYPLRKVKATNLKSRAIGLGVMGEAEMLANSKISWGSNEHFKKIDELMECISYNTILSSSNLAIEKGSYPTFDGSNWSKGIMPHDHTPQAVNAIVNKDLFDNSCDWEFLREKVKKDGMRNGYLMAIAPTSSISILVGTTQAIEPVYKRKWFEENLSGLIPVVAPKLSPDTWSFYTPAFEIDQLQVVKAAAIRQKWIDQGQSTNIFMSLDKASGKYLHEIYTLAWKLGLKSTYYLRSQSPEAKNDVEDRSMECAGCQ; encoded by the coding sequence ATGACAATAATGATTCAAAAAAGAAATGGGCGAAAAGAGGTTTTGGATATTACAAAAATCCAAAAAATGACTATTGAAGCAACTGCAGGACTTGACGGAGTTAGTCAAAGTGAATTAGAACTTGACTCTCATATAAAATTTATTGATGGAATGAATTCAAGTGATATTCAAGATGCTTTAATAAAAACAGCGGTTGAAAAAATTGATATTGATGTTCCAAATTGGACTTTTGTTGCAGCTAGACTTTTTTTATATGATTTATATCATAGAGTTGGAATTGCAACTTATGGAGTAAAAGGTGAGGCTTACAGACATTTAAAAGAGTATATTAAATTTGGTATAGACGCGGGAAGAATTATTCCAAACTTGGCAAATGGTTATGATTTAGATGATTTAAACTCTTACATAAAACAAGAGAGAGACTTTTTATTTAATTATCTTGGAATTAAAACTCTATACGATAGATATTTACTAAAAAATAGTAAAGGTGAACCAATAGAGTTGCCACAACAAATGTTTATGGCTATTGCTATGTTTTTAGCTCAAAATGAAGAGAAAAAACAAGAAAAAGCAAAAGAGTTTTATGATGTTATCTCTAAATTTGAAGTAATGCTTGCAACTCCAACATTAAGTAATGCTAGAACAAATAGACATCAGCTTAGTTCTTGTTATATAGGCTCAAGTCCTGATAATATAGAAGGTATTTTTGACGGATATAAAGAAATGGCACTATTATCTAAATATGGTGGTGGAATTGGATGGGATTGGAATCAAATAAGAAGCCTTGGTGGTTCTATTGATGGTCATAAAAGTGCTGCTGGTGGAACTGTACCATTTTTAAAAATCACAAATGATATTGCAATTGCAGTTGATCAATTAGGTACAAGAAAAGGTGCAATTGCAGTCTATCTTGAGCCTTGGCATATGGATATTATGGATTTTATTGATTTAAAGAAAAATAGTGGAGAAGAAAGACGAAGAGCTCACGATTTATTTCCAGCACTATGGATAAGTGACTTATTTATGGAGAGAGTTTTAGAAGACTCTCATTGGACACTATTTGACCCTGTTGAAGTAAAAGATTTAAGTGAATCTTTTGGTGAAGAATTCACAGCAAAATATATAGCTTATGAAAACAGTGATAGTGTTACAAAAAATAGAATAAAAGCAAAAGATTTATGGAAAAAAATCTTAACTTCATATTTTGAAAGTGGAAGTCCATTTTTATGCTTCAAAGATAGTGCAAATAAAGCAAATCCAAATCCACATGCAGGACATATAAGAAGTTCAAATCTTTGTACAGAAATTTTTCAAAATACAAATCCAAATCACTATAAAATAAAAGTAGAGTTTGAAGATGGTACTATCAAAACTTTTGAAGAGGAAGATTTAGTGGTAGTTGATGGTGGAATTATAAAAAAAGCAAATAAAGTAACTGCACTTGACAGTATAAATGGTAAAAAAATATTTATAGTTGAAAAACAAAAAATAGATGGAGATACTGCTGTTTGTAATCTTGCAAGTATAAACTTATCAAGAATAAATACAAGTGAAGATATAAAAAGAGTTGTGCCAATAGCTGTAAATATGCTTGACAATGTGATTGATTTAAATTTTTATCCATTAAGAAAAGTAAAAGCTACAAACTTAAAATCAAGAGCAATTGGTCTTGGAGTTATGGGGGAAGCTGAGATGTTGGCAAACAGTAAAATATCTTGGGGAAGTAATGAGCATTTTAAAAAAATAGATGAGCTTATGGAATGTATTTCATACAATACTATTTTATCAAGTTCAAATTTGGCAATAGAAAAAGGCTCTTACCCTACTTTTGATGGTTCAAATTGGAGTAAAGGAATTATGCCACACGACCACACTCCACAAGCTGTAAATGCTATAGTAAATAAAGATTTATTTGATAACTCTTGTGATTGGGAGTTCTTACGAGAAAAAGTAAAAAAAGATGGTATGAGAAATGGTTACCTAATGGCTATTGCTCCAACATCATCTATCTCTATTTTAGTTGGAACAACGCAAGCTATTGAGCCTGTTTATAAAAGAAAATGGTTTGAAGAAAATCTAAGTGGTCTAATTCCAGTAGTAGCTCCAAAACTAAGCCCAGACACTTGGTCTTTTTATACTCCTGCATTTGAAATAGACCAACTTCAAGTTGTAAAAGCAGCAGCAATAAGACAAAAATGGATAGACCAAGGACAATCAACAAATATATTTATGAGTTTAGATAAAGCAAGTGGAAAATACCTACATGAAATTTATACTCTAGCTTGGAAACTAGGTCTTAAATCAACATATTATTTAAGAAGTCAAAGTCCAGAAGCAAAAAATGATGTTGAAGATAGAAGTATGGAGTGTGCTGGCTGCCAGTAA
- a CDS encoding ribonucleotide-diphosphate reductase subunit beta, giving the protein MERKTIYNPDSKESLNERRVFGGNSDGMINFTKMKYQWALNLWDTMEANTWFPREVQMTQDAKDYKYLTQPEKRMYDLVLSQLIFMDSLQTNNLMDNINPYITAPEINACLSRQSYEEANHSKSYAVMVESISDNTDLIYDMWKTDVKLREKNTYIAGVYEDLSNGELTDEKLLLALFANQILEGLYFYAGFAAIYALGKSGKMLGSSQMIRFIQRDEVTHLLLFQNMINSVRKERPELFTVELEETVRTMFRKAVELESSWGAYITQGQILGFTDSIITQYIQYLADKRLDAVGYKPEYNVKHPIPWVDGYASFNDQRTNFFEGNVVNYSKGSIDFDDF; this is encoded by the coding sequence ATGGAAAGAAAAACTATATATAACCCTGATTCTAAAGAGAGTTTAAACGAAAGAAGAGTTTTTGGTGGAAACTCTGATGGTATGATAAATTTTACAAAAATGAAATACCAATGGGCATTAAATCTTTGGGACACAATGGAAGCAAATACTTGGTTTCCAAGAGAAGTTCAAATGACTCAAGATGCAAAAGATTATAAGTATTTAACGCAACCAGAAAAAAGAATGTACGATTTAGTATTAAGTCAATTAATCTTTATGGATTCTTTACAAACAAATAATCTAATGGATAATATAAATCCATATATAACTGCACCTGAGATAAATGCTTGTCTAAGCAGACAATCTTATGAAGAAGCAAATCATAGTAAATCTTATGCTGTAATGGTTGAGAGTATTTCTGATAATACAGATTTAATCTATGATATGTGGAAAACAGATGTTAAATTAAGAGAAAAAAATACTTATATTGCTGGAGTTTATGAAGATTTATCAAATGGGGAATTAACTGATGAAAAACTACTTTTAGCACTTTTTGCTAATCAAATTTTAGAAGGATTATATTTTTATGCTGGATTTGCAGCAATTTATGCTCTTGGTAAAAGTGGAAAAATGCTTGGAAGCTCTCAAATGATTAGATTTATTCAAAGAGATGAAGTAACACATCTTTTACTTTTTCAAAATATGATAAATAGTGTAAGAAAAGAGCGACCTGAACTTTTTACAGTAGAACTTGAAGAGACTGTAAGAACTATGTTTAGGAAAGCTGTTGAACTTGAATCATCTTGGGGAGCATATATTACTCAAGGTCAGATTTTAGGTTTTACAGATTCAATAATTACACAATATATTCAATATCTTGCAGATAAAAGATTAGACGCAGTTGGATATAAACCAGAGTACAATGTAAAACACCCTATTCCATGGGTAGATGGATATGCAAGTTTCAATGACCAAAGAACAAACTTCTTTGAAGGAAATGTAGTAAACTACTCAAAAGGTAGTATAGATTTTGATGATTTCTAA
- a CDS encoding OmpA family protein: MSIFMKIFILLILFVSLNIVSIYTFSYEDYFTNKKEDIELKDKKGIFKFFSEDFFKKVGYKPSEFIISKNNNLLFLSGTFSSDEVAKQVLDFLKINATQDINILENSEVSKDLLRQISELTQLLKDNFENGSKIIFDGNRLLLEGELKNNNHKDLITTVISKIDKYEIQTNIYEKKENLIDLNKNNVTKNENFDEIEQNSEQKDKVLSKDNVQSIINNIFITDKISFERRSVEPTEKSKILIEKLSNVLKQNTNFTIEIGGHTDSRGNKELNKKISQDRANRVKEILESFGIDKNRIKAVGYGNERPIAQDDENGLSEINRRVEFIIGD, translated from the coding sequence ATGTCAATTTTTATGAAGATTTTTATTTTACTGATTTTATTTGTATCTTTAAACATAGTTTCTATATATACTTTTAGTTATGAAGATTATTTTACAAATAAAAAAGAAGATATAGAACTAAAAGATAAAAAAGGTATCTTTAAGTTCTTTAGTGAAGATTTCTTCAAAAAAGTTGGTTATAAACCATCTGAATTTATTATTTCTAAAAATAATAATCTTTTATTTCTAAGTGGTACATTTTCAAGTGATGAAGTTGCAAAACAAGTTCTTGATTTCTTAAAAATAAATGCCACTCAAGATATTAATATTTTAGAAAATAGTGAGGTTAGCAAAGATTTATTAAGACAAATTTCTGAACTTACTCAACTTCTAAAAGATAATTTTGAAAATGGTTCAAAAATAATCTTTGATGGAAATAGATTGCTCCTAGAAGGTGAATTAAAAAATAATAATCATAAAGATTTAATAACAACTGTTATATCAAAAATAGATAAATATGAAATACAAACTAATATTTATGAAAAAAAAGAGAATCTAATTGATTTAAATAAAAATAATGTTACAAAAAATGAAAATTTTGATGAAATAGAACAAAATAGTGAGCAAAAAGATAAAGTATTATCAAAAGATAATGTACAATCTATTATTAATAATATTTTTATAACAGATAAAATTTCTTTTGAAAGAAGAAGCGTAGAACCAACAGAAAAATCAAAAATTCTTATAGAAAAGCTTAGTAATGTTTTAAAACAAAATACTAACTTTACTATAGAAATTGGTGGACACACAGATTCAAGGGGAAATAAAGAGCTAAATAAAAAAATATCTCAAGATAGAGCAAATAGAGTAAAAGAGATTTTAGAGAGCTTTGGTATTGATAAAAATAGAATTAAAGCAGTTGGATATGGAAATGAACGACCAATTGCACAAGATGATGAAAATGGATTGTCAGAAATAAACAGAAGAGTAGAATTTATTATAGGGGATTAA
- a CDS encoding TonB-dependent receptor domain-containing protein, whose translation MHIKKLILFFSLAISSFSQEIGNLLDNLNNYSDKTNLNIDYKPSAMTVLYADDLESFGINTLGEALDFIPGIQTYSGTAFAPFISVRGQSQPLNTVYEKVGFFIDGINIGANNFENFPISLIDRIEISKGSTFGLNNPYSFVASINIITKSSINNSNNISFQTGSFDKRFTSLSLSEKLGSFDMGLGFYYLKDNKKVDAPSATLSTEEFGTSFDRKKESLEGKEDVGFFLSFKNDNLEFSNRYIKSDRQNNYGFFNLLDFNDDGYSKYETIASELKYVQDISQNNILESKIGFLQNNYQFNTYFYKLEPNNLGLYNPHFNLDFAQRDKYLSFLIKNSTFNNHEIDFGVHLSRKSTVKNDFYTNVDEDYKIGSFIGNSYIPNTPYLTKLSGKDGNISNIEDKTNISYYFNDTYSYSQNLSFSFLAKLDDFKEFDNAKSFKLGTVYSNDNKNIYKFILSKSSKIPSSIEDSMVGHLRVYGNKDLKNEEIESAELIYIYSDNKDKLKLNLFYSIYKNGIDSREFDTNKYKFINKSDDENNYGLELEYSKLFENRSKLFLNSSYNIFEYKNSYYNFDINTPVVSKLTTTLGFIYPLSSKFTISPLIRYYGKKNLLNGTEIDDVLLTDLTLTYKFSKDSKLSFGAKNVLDKEYYYYGSKTKDEKMLREGRTWFTSFSYDF comes from the coding sequence GTGCATATAAAAAAGCTTATCTTATTTTTTTCTTTAGCAATAAGCTCATTTTCACAAGAGATAGGAAATTTATTAGATAACCTAAATAATTATAGTGATAAAACAAATCTAAATATAGATTATAAACCATCAGCAATGACTGTTTTATATGCAGATGATTTAGAATCTTTTGGAATAAATACACTAGGTGAAGCTTTAGATTTTATTCCAGGGATTCAAACATACTCAGGAACTGCATTTGCTCCTTTTATATCAGTTCGTGGACAATCCCAACCTTTAAACACTGTATATGAAAAAGTTGGATTTTTTATCGATGGTATTAATATTGGTGCAAATAATTTTGAAAATTTTCCTATTAGTTTAATAGATAGAATAGAGATATCAAAAGGTTCAACATTTGGTTTAAACAATCCATATAGTTTTGTTGCAAGTATAAATATAATCACTAAAAGCTCTATTAACAACTCAAATAACATTAGCTTTCAAACAGGAAGCTTTGATAAAAGATTTACATCTTTATCTTTAAGTGAAAAATTAGGCTCATTTGATATGGGATTAGGTTTTTACTATTTAAAAGATAATAAAAAAGTAGATGCTCCAAGTGCAACTTTGAGTACTGAAGAGTTTGGAACTTCTTTTGATAGAAAAAAAGAGTCTTTAGAGGGTAAAGAGGATGTTGGGTTTTTCTTATCTTTTAAAAATGATAATTTAGAATTTTCAAATAGATACATAAAAAGTGATAGACAAAATAACTATGGTTTTTTCAATTTACTAGATTTTAATGATGATGGATATTCAAAATATGAAACTATTGCAAGTGAATTAAAATATGTACAAGATATTTCACAAAATAATATTCTTGAATCAAAAATAGGTTTTTTACAAAATAATTATCAATTTAATACATATTTCTATAAACTCGAACCAAATAATCTAGGTTTATATAATCCACATTTTAATTTAGATTTTGCACAAAGAGATAAATATCTATCTTTTTTAATAAAAAATAGTACTTTTAATAATCATGAAATTGATTTTGGAGTACATCTTTCAAGAAAATCAACTGTAAAAAATGATTTTTATACAAATGTTGATGAAGATTATAAGATTGGAAGTTTTATTGGAAACTCATATATTCCAAATACACCATATCTTACAAAATTAAGTGGTAAAGATGGAAATATTTCAAATATAGAAGATAAAACAAATATCTCTTATTATTTTAATGATACTTACTCTTATAGTCAAAATTTAAGCTTCTCTTTTCTAGCAAAACTTGATGATTTTAAAGAGTTTGATAATGCTAAAAGCTTTAAACTAGGAACAGTTTATTCAAATGATAATAAAAATATATATAAATTTATTCTCTCAAAATCTAGCAAAATACCATCTTCTATTGAAGATTCAATGGTTGGACATCTAAGAGTTTATGGTAATAAAGATTTAAAAAATGAAGAGATAGAAAGTGCTGAATTAATATATATTTACAGTGATAACAAAGATAAACTTAAATTAAATCTATTCTATTCAATATATAAAAATGGTATTGATTCAAGAGAGTTTGATACAAATAAATATAAATTTATTAATAAAAGTGATGATGAAAATAATTATGGTTTAGAGTTAGAGTATTCAAAACTATTTGAAAATCGTTCAAAACTATTTTTAAATAGTAGCTATAATATATTTGAATATAAAAATAGCTATTATAATTTTGATATTAATACACCTGTTGTTTCTAAACTTACAACTACTTTAGGATTTATTTATCCTTTGAGTTCAAAATTTACAATCAGTCCACTTATAAGATATTATGGAAAGAAAAATCTATTAAATGGAACAGAGATTGATGATGTTTTATTAACAGATTTAACCCTAACCTATAAATTCTCAAAAGATTCCAAACTATCATTTGGAGCTAAAAATGTATTAGATAAAGAGTACTATTATTACGGTAGTAAAACTAAAGATGAGAAGATGTTAAGGGAAGGAAGAACTTGGTTTACAAGTTTTAGTTATGATTTTTAA